The bacterium genome includes a region encoding these proteins:
- a CDS encoding NlpC/P60 family protein, whose product MRLFRDAAFPANKFEAPVGDGLVARLRAAQNSIDPAVTRVVVDLEAGVSGYTVGVTGAAPSWSVNLTFIPAGDVVAVEPEARLIEEETLEPHALSGEEPPPEETLVFAASPTPVRESPSENARRVSEGLAGEQVEAVAELGGWRLVILTEQDGLAGWVPSSSIVTEGKVERDDGTVRAVPNPRTPPPGTPQTPQPNQAPLRTEASEGSAIIAHLSADTSFQAYRRREGWYFVRLEDGRAGWVAARYVELETAGPGEAWRQAVVASAESYLGSPYVWGGTSSSGFDCSGLVWRVYKQNSIEVPRTAGPQYREGRRVTRGELMPGDLVFFSTYSAGPSHVGIYAGNDRFIQADSSDGVRYSDLDGVYWRDHIYGYSRWTP is encoded by the coding sequence ATGCGCTTGTTCCGGGACGCCGCCTTCCCCGCGAACAAGTTCGAGGCCCCCGTGGGCGACGGCCTGGTGGCGCGTCTGCGTGCCGCCCAGAACTCCATAGACCCCGCCGTGACCCGGGTCGTGGTGGACCTGGAGGCCGGCGTCTCGGGCTACACGGTGGGCGTCACCGGCGCGGCGCCCTCCTGGTCGGTCAACCTCACCTTCATCCCCGCCGGTGATGTCGTTGCGGTGGAGCCCGAGGCCCGGCTCATCGAGGAGGAAACCCTCGAGCCGCACGCACTCTCCGGAGAGGAGCCGCCCCCGGAGGAGACCCTCGTTTTCGCCGCCAGCCCCACCCCGGTGCGCGAATCCCCGTCCGAGAACGCCCGCCGGGTGAGCGAGGGACTGGCCGGGGAACAGGTCGAGGCCGTGGCCGAGCTGGGCGGCTGGCGCCTAGTCATCCTCACCGAGCAGGACGGCCTGGCCGGGTGGGTGCCCTCCTCCTCCATCGTCACCGAGGGGAAGGTGGAGCGCGACGACGGCACCGTGCGGGCGGTGCCCAATCCACGCACCCCTCCCCCCGGCACGCCGCAGACCCCCCAGCCGAACCAGGCCCCGCTGCGCACCGAGGCCAGCGAAGGTTCCGCCATCATCGCCCATCTATCCGCCGACACCTCTTTCCAGGCGTACCGCCGTCGCGAGGGCTGGTACTTCGTCCGGCTCGAGGACGGCCGCGCCGGGTGGGTCGCCGCGCGGTACGTCGAGCTCGAGACCGCCGGTCCCGGTGAGGCCTGGCGTCAAGCCGTCGTGGCCTCCGCCGAGAGCTATCTGGGCTCGCCCTACGTCTGGGGCGGCACCTCGAGCTCGGGCTTCGACTGCTCCGGCCTCGTGTGGCGCGTCTACAAGCAGAACAGTATAGAAGTTCCCCGCACCGCCGGTCCCCAGTACCGCGAGGGACGGCGCGTCACCCGCGGCGAGCTCATGCCCGGGGACCTGGTTTTCTTCTCCACCTACTCAGCCGGCCCCAGCCACGTCGGCATATACGCCGGGAACGACCGCTTCATCCAGGCCGACTCTTCCGACGGCGTCCGATACTCCGACCTGGACGGCGTGTACTGGCGTGACCACATCTACGGCTACTCCCGCTGGACGCCGTGA
- a CDS encoding O-antigen ligase family protein, whose product MSEIELSHRHPIQRFSGWAGLALICVLVGVTFTYFAYTYRFIIGLLASAALIAPVVLFLVFAHEKARLWWARIMVALMPLGLLFRLGNDEFYITPALFMFLINLFVIVLDKLQGYEGEKPKPTPLAKPLGIWLFTIVFSTVVSRYAVHGLLDLIPLLLASTVYVYVRLYIRDERELESLIKAFTVGACFSLGSGYFELAKGVTYTADLSHESQSVTMYSDVFRVDGSFYGPNSFVYFSASCALLYSVMFFYWRNWRWKIFSLVLAISGAVLSIFTYSRSGVVGLAAGMGFLILALVPPKKRRKLYLILIPLALAVAAGVLIPVMGAQSRGTGLVDPQELQQSTVTADSAGQVADVISSLARPIMWYWSFEFWKTSPIWGIGHSNFEGYFNLVMPDMFRMFGFYPRHPHNIFIYALLSTGLIGLGCLIVILVKLVKFTFSGIRHRGTFIGYLSIALASIWLLTFIQGMVDAVFVLPLTLPLAGFFFFFLASSTFVMDAVKERHAREKMGPSSLPADGSSPSGMDEPSG is encoded by the coding sequence GTGAGCGAGATCGAACTCAGTCACCGCCACCCCATCCAACGCTTCTCCGGCTGGGCCGGCCTGGCCCTTATATGCGTCCTGGTAGGCGTCACATTCACCTACTTCGCCTACACCTACCGGTTCATCATCGGTCTGTTGGCCTCGGCGGCCCTGATAGCGCCCGTCGTGCTTTTTCTCGTCTTCGCCCACGAGAAGGCGAGGCTGTGGTGGGCGAGGATTATGGTCGCCCTCATGCCCCTCGGTCTTCTTTTCCGGTTAGGCAACGACGAGTTCTACATCACACCCGCGCTCTTCATGTTCCTCATCAACCTTTTCGTGATAGTTCTCGACAAGCTGCAGGGATACGAGGGGGAGAAGCCTAAACCCACGCCGCTCGCCAAGCCGCTGGGCATCTGGCTGTTCACGATCGTCTTCTCCACCGTCGTCAGCCGGTACGCCGTCCACGGGTTGCTCGATCTCATCCCCCTCCTTCTGGCCTCCACGGTCTACGTCTACGTCCGCCTCTACATCCGCGACGAGCGGGAGCTCGAGAGCCTGATAAAGGCTTTCACCGTGGGGGCCTGCTTCTCCCTCGGCTCGGGGTACTTCGAGCTTGCGAAGGGCGTGACCTACACGGCGGACCTGAGCCACGAGAGCCAGTCCGTAACGATGTACTCGGACGTGTTCCGGGTTGACGGGAGCTTCTACGGACCCAACTCCTTCGTCTACTTCAGCGCGTCCTGCGCCCTTTTGTACAGCGTCATGTTCTTCTACTGGCGGAACTGGCGCTGGAAGATATTCTCGCTCGTCCTGGCGATTTCAGGAGCGGTGCTCTCCATCTTCACCTACTCCCGAAGCGGCGTCGTCGGTTTGGCGGCGGGAATGGGATTTCTCATACTGGCGCTCGTGCCTCCCAAAAAGCGCAGGAAGCTCTACCTGATCCTCATCCCCCTCGCGCTGGCGGTGGCCGCCGGTGTCTTGATACCGGTAATGGGGGCCCAGTCCAGGGGGACGGGGCTCGTTGACCCCCAGGAGCTTCAGCAGTCGACGGTGACCGCGGACTCGGCGGGGCAGGTGGCGGACGTGATTTCTTCGCTTGCCAGGCCGATAATGTGGTACTGGTCGTTCGAGTTCTGGAAGACGAGCCCGATATGGGGCATCGGCCACTCGAACTTCGAGGGGTATTTCAATCTGGTGATGCCCGATATGTTCCGCATGTTCGGGTTTTACCCAAGGCACCCCCACAACATCTTCATCTATGCGCTTCTCTCGACGGGGCTCATCGGGCTCGGTTGTCTTATAGTCATCCTCGTCAAGCTGGTCAAGTTCACATTTTCAGGCATACGGCACCGGGGGACGTTCATCGGCTACCTATCCATCGCCCTCGCCAGCATCTGGCTTCTCACCTTCATCCAGGGGATGGTAGACGCGGTCTTCGTCCTCCCTCTGACCCTGCCGTTGGCCGGGTTCTTCTTCTTCTTCCTGGCGTCCTCCACCTTCGTGATGGACGCGGTGAAGGAGCGGCACGCCCGGGAGAAGATGGGCCCCAGCAGTCTGCCCGCGGATGGGTCCAGCCCTTCCGGGATGGATGAGCCATCCGGGTAA